The Rattus rattus isolate New Zealand chromosome 1, Rrattus_CSIRO_v1, whole genome shotgun sequence genome includes a region encoding these proteins:
- the LOC116909463 gene encoding transmembrane protein 69-like produces MLHFIQKISGASSKILKNPFTVILRASRLDILSPKTCLPRDFSSLSPRTWLSTSFQVCMRKIQCYRASPCNFKKQQKEAVLPPKKPSTITYLRDSPKPALYTTLVGLIPFAAPPLIMVITKSYLPILAFTQMAYGASFLAFLGGIRWGFVLPGGSPAKPDYINLASSMSPVLFSWVAILFSERLNEATVTLIIGLGIALHNELFLLPHYPNWFKALRIIGTLVAFISLVITLILENIYPERGPRRFN; encoded by the coding sequence ATGCTTCACTTCATCCAGAAAATTTCTGGAGCATCTTCAAAGATACTAAAGAACCCTTTTACAGTGATACTCAGAGCCAGCAGACTAGATATACTTTCTCCCAAGACATGTCTTCCACGGGacttttcctctttgtctccaAGAACTTGGCTTTCCACGTCATTTCAAGTGTGTATGAGGAAGATACAATGTTACCGTGCATCACCATGCAACTTTAAAAAGCAGCAGAAGGAGGCAGTCCTTCCCCCCAAGAAACCAAGCACCATCACTTACCTACGTGATAGCCCAAAGCCAGCCTTATATACAACTCTGGTGGGGTTAATCCCCTTTGCTGCCCCACCACTCATCATGGTAATAACAAAGTCTTATCTCCCCATACTAGCCTTTACTCAGATGGCCTATGGAGCCAGTTTCTTAGCTTTCCTGGGAGGCATTAGATGGGGCTTTGTTCTGCCAGGAGGTAGTCCGGCCAAACCAGACTACATTAATTTAGCTAGTAGTATGAGTCCTGTTCTGTTTTCATGGGTAGCCATCCTATTTTCTGAAAGACtcaatgaagccacagttacattAATAATAGGTTTAGGGATAGCATTACATAATGAACTTTTCCTCTTACCACATTATCCCAACTGGTTCAAAGCCTTAAGGATCATAGGTACTTTGGTGGCTTTTATCTCACTTGTAATCACTTTAATCCTTGAAAATATTTATCCAGAAAGAGGTCCCAGGAGATTTAACTAA